A portion of the Streptomyces coeruleoprunus genome contains these proteins:
- a CDS encoding 2-oxo-4-hydroxy-4-carboxy-5-ureidoimidazoline decarboxylase — protein MPVQNRGPRPLDALVMFNAAPAEAAETSLLACCGSRRWAQRVAAHRPYPALDALLAAADEAGYDLSGADLDEALGDEAAPALPPGTSTAAHTALRAAHDAYEGRFGHAFVICLDGFRPDEHVDQVLGGIRARLGNEPDEERAVAADELRRLARARLARLMGKVDDSGVADSPTVAV, from the coding sequence ATACCGGTCCAGAACCGCGGGCCCCGCCCCCTGGACGCCCTGGTGATGTTCAACGCCGCACCCGCCGAGGCGGCGGAAACCTCTCTGCTGGCCTGCTGCGGCAGCCGCCGCTGGGCGCAGCGGGTCGCCGCGCACCGCCCGTACCCGGCGCTCGACGCCCTGCTGGCCGCCGCCGACGAGGCGGGGTACGACCTGTCGGGCGCCGACCTGGACGAGGCCCTGGGTGACGAGGCCGCCCCCGCGCTGCCGCCCGGCACCTCCACGGCGGCCCACACCGCGCTGCGGGCCGCGCACGACGCGTACGAGGGGCGGTTCGGGCACGCGTTCGTGATCTGCCTCGACGGGTTCCGGCCGGACGAGCACGTCGATCAGGTGCTCGGGGGCATCCGGGCCCGGCTCGGGAACGAACCGGACGAGGAGCGGGCCGTCGCCGCCGACGAACTCCGCCGTCTCGCCCGCGCCCGACTTGCCCGGCTTATGGGGAAGGTGGACGATTCGGGAGTCGCGGATAGCCCGACCGTGGCAGTTTGA
- the sdhC gene encoding succinate dehydrogenase, cytochrome b556 subunit, which produces MPAGTLYRGREGMWSWVAHRVTGVLIFFFLFVHVLDTALVRVSPEAYDDVVATYKTPIVALLEYGLVAAILFHALNGLRVIAVDFWSKGPRYQKHMLWTVMGLWIVLMAGAIYPVLGHAARELFGS; this is translated from the coding sequence GTGCCGGCTGGAACGCTGTACCGCGGCCGGGAAGGCATGTGGTCGTGGGTGGCTCATCGAGTCACCGGCGTCCTCATCTTCTTCTTCCTGTTCGTACACGTACTGGACACCGCTCTCGTCCGCGTCTCGCCCGAGGCCTACGACGACGTCGTGGCGACGTACAAGACGCCGATCGTCGCGCTGCTGGAGTACGGCCTCGTCGCCGCCATCCTCTTCCACGCGCTCAACGGCCTTCGCGTCATCGCCGTGGACTTCTGGTCCAAGGGCCCCCGCTACCAGAAGCACATGCTCTGGACCGTGATGGGCCTGTGGATCGTGCTGATGGCGGGCGCCATCTACCCCGTCCTCGGCCACGCCGCACGTGAACTGTTCGGGAGCTGA
- a CDS encoding succinate dehydrogenase hydrophobic membrane anchor subunit yields the protein MSADLTKAAVSPVEGVSLYDVDNPAPLIEPPRKRTKKTPRSTRGNFEMAAWLFMRLSGIVLVVLVIGHLLIQLVLDGGVSKIGFAFVAGRWASPFWQVWDLLMLWLAMLHGANGLRTVINDYAERPNTRLWLKGLLYTATVFTILLGTLVIFTFDPNIR from the coding sequence ATGTCTGCTGACCTCACCAAGGCCGCCGTGAGCCCCGTCGAGGGCGTGAGCCTGTACGACGTCGACAACCCGGCCCCGCTCATCGAGCCGCCCCGCAAGCGGACCAAGAAGACCCCGCGCTCGACCCGCGGCAACTTCGAGATGGCCGCGTGGCTCTTCATGCGCCTCTCGGGCATCGTGCTCGTCGTCCTCGTCATCGGCCACCTGCTGATCCAGCTCGTGCTGGACGGCGGCGTCTCCAAGATCGGCTTCGCCTTCGTGGCCGGCCGCTGGGCGTCCCCGTTCTGGCAGGTCTGGGACCTGCTGATGCTGTGGCTGGCCATGCTGCACGGCGCGAACGGCCTGCGTACCGTCATCAACGACTACGCCGAGCGCCCGAACACGCGCCTGTGGCTCAAGGGCCTGCTGTACACCGCCACGGTGTTCACCATCCTTCTGGGCACGCTGGTGATCTTCACCTTCGACCCGAACATCCGCTAG
- the sdhA gene encoding succinate dehydrogenase flavoprotein subunit — MKIHKYDTVIVGAGGAGMRAAIEATKRSRTAVLTKLYPTRSHTGAAQGGMAAALANVEEDNWEWHTFDTVKGGDYLVDQDAAEILAKEAIDAVLDLEKMGLPFNRTPDGTIDQRRFGGHSRNHGEAPVRRSCYAADRTGHMILQTLYQNCVKEGVEFFNEFYVLDQLITEENGVKKSAGVVAYELATGEIHIFQAKAVIYASGGCGKFFKVTSNAHTLTGDGQAAVYRRGLPLEDMEFFQFHPTGIWRMGILLTEGARGEGGILRNKDGERFMEKYAPVMKDLASRDVVSRSIYTEIREGRGCGPEGDHVFLDLTHLPPEQLDAKLPDITEFARTYLGIEPYTDPIPIQPTAHYAMGGIPTNVEGEVLADNTTVVPGLYAAGEVACVSVHGANRLGTNSLLDINVFGRRAGIAAAEYSAEHDYVELPENPAALVEEQVERLRNSTGNERVAELRRELQETMDANVMVFRTEQTIKTAVEKIAELRERYKNVAIQDKGKRFNTDLLEAIELGNLLDLAEVMAVSALARKESRGGHYREDYPNRDDVNFMRHTMAYREVGDDGTETVRLDYKPVVQTRYQPMERKY; from the coding sequence ATGAAGATCCACAAGTACGACACCGTCATCGTCGGCGCCGGTGGCGCGGGCATGCGCGCCGCCATCGAGGCGACGAAGCGCAGCCGTACCGCCGTGCTGACGAAGCTCTACCCGACCCGCTCCCACACGGGCGCCGCGCAGGGCGGCATGGCCGCCGCGCTGGCCAACGTGGAGGAGGACAACTGGGAGTGGCACACCTTCGACACGGTCAAGGGCGGTGACTACCTGGTCGACCAGGACGCCGCCGAGATCCTGGCGAAGGAGGCCATCGACGCCGTCCTCGACCTGGAGAAGATGGGTCTGCCGTTCAACCGGACCCCGGACGGCACCATCGACCAGCGCCGCTTCGGCGGTCACAGCCGCAACCACGGCGAGGCCCCGGTCCGCCGGTCCTGCTACGCCGCGGACCGCACCGGCCACATGATCCTCCAGACGCTGTACCAGAACTGCGTCAAGGAGGGCGTGGAGTTCTTCAACGAGTTCTACGTCCTCGACCAGCTGATCACGGAGGAGAACGGCGTCAAGAAGTCCGCCGGTGTGGTCGCCTACGAGCTGGCCACCGGCGAGATCCACATCTTCCAGGCGAAGGCCGTCATCTACGCCTCGGGCGGCTGCGGCAAGTTCTTCAAGGTGACGTCGAACGCGCACACCCTCACCGGTGACGGCCAGGCCGCCGTCTACCGGCGCGGTCTGCCGCTGGAGGACATGGAGTTCTTCCAGTTCCACCCGACGGGCATCTGGCGCATGGGCATCCTCCTCACCGAGGGCGCCCGCGGCGAGGGCGGCATCCTCCGCAACAAGGACGGCGAGCGCTTCATGGAGAAGTACGCGCCCGTCATGAAGGACCTCGCCTCGCGCGACGTCGTCTCGCGCTCCATCTACACGGAGATCCGCGAGGGCCGCGGCTGCGGTCCCGAGGGCGACCACGTCTTCCTCGACCTGACGCACCTGCCGCCGGAGCAGCTGGACGCCAAGCTCCCGGACATCACCGAGTTCGCCCGTACGTACCTCGGCATCGAGCCGTACACGGACCCGATCCCGATCCAGCCGACCGCGCACTACGCGATGGGCGGCATCCCGACGAACGTCGAGGGTGAGGTCCTGGCGGACAACACCACCGTCGTCCCGGGTCTGTACGCCGCCGGCGAGGTCGCCTGCGTCTCCGTCCACGGCGCCAACCGCCTGGGCACCAACTCGCTGCTGGACATCAACGTGTTCGGCCGCCGCGCCGGCATCGCCGCCGCCGAGTACTCGGCCGAGCACGACTACGTCGAGCTGCCGGAGAACCCGGCCGCGCTCGTCGAGGAGCAGGTCGAGCGGCTGCGCAACTCCACGGGCAACGAGCGGGTCGCCGAGCTGCGCCGTGAGCTCCAGGAGACGATGGACGCCAACGTGATGGTGTTCCGCACGGAGCAGACGATCAAGACCGCGGTCGAGAAGATCGCCGAGCTGCGCGAGCGCTACAAGAACGTCGCGATCCAGGACAAGGGCAAGCGGTTCAACACCGACCTGCTGGAGGCCATCGAGCTGGGCAACCTGCTCGACCTGGCCGAGGTCATGGCCGTCTCCGCGCTGGCCCGCAAGGAGTCCCGCGGCGGTCACTACCGCGAGGACTACCCGAACCGCGACGACGTCAACTTCATGCGCCACACCATGGCGTACCGCGAGGTCGGCGACGACGGCACCGAGACCGTCCGTCTCGACTACAAGCCGGTCGTCCAGACCCGCTACCAGCCGATGGAGCGTAAGTACTGA
- a CDS encoding succinate dehydrogenase iron-sulfur subunit, with amino-acid sequence MATPTLEKADATAAASPYITVTFRIRRFNPEVSDEAQWQDFQVEIDPKERVLDGLHKIKWDVDGSLTFRRSCAHGICGSDAMRINGKNRLACKTLIKDINPDKPITVEPIKGMTVLKDLVVDMEPFFQAYRDVMPFLITSGNEPTRERLQTAEDRERFDDTTKCILCAACTSSCPVFWNDGQYFGPAAIVNAHRFIFDSRDEAGEQRLEILNDKDGVWRCRTTFNCTDACPRGIEVTKAIQEVKRALITRRY; translated from the coding sequence ATGGCTACCCCGACCCTGGAGAAGGCGGACGCGACGGCCGCCGCCTCCCCGTACATCACGGTCACCTTCCGGATCCGCCGGTTCAACCCGGAGGTCTCCGACGAGGCCCAGTGGCAGGACTTCCAGGTCGAGATCGACCCGAAGGAGCGTGTCCTCGACGGTCTCCACAAGATCAAGTGGGATGTCGACGGCTCGCTGACCTTCCGCCGCTCCTGCGCCCACGGCATCTGCGGCTCCGACGCGATGCGGATCAACGGCAAGAACAGGCTCGCCTGCAAGACGCTGATCAAGGACATCAACCCGGACAAGCCGATCACGGTCGAGCCCATCAAGGGCATGACGGTCCTCAAGGACCTGGTCGTGGACATGGAGCCGTTCTTCCAGGCGTACCGGGACGTCATGCCGTTCCTCATCACGTCCGGCAACGAGCCGACGCGTGAGCGCCTGCAGACGGCGGAGGACCGGGAGCGCTTCGACGACACGACGAAGTGCATCCTCTGCGCCGCCTGCACCTCGTCGTGCCCGGTGTTCTGGAACGACGGCCAGTACTTCGGCCCGGCCGCGATCGTGAACGCGCACCGCTTCATCTTCGACAGCCGTGACGAGGCGGGCGAGCAGCGCCTGGAGATCCTCAACGACAAGGACGGTGTGTGGCGCTGCCGCACCACGTTCAACTGCACGGACGCCTGCCCGCGTGGTATCGAGGTCACGAAGGCGATCCAGGAGGTCAAGCGAGCGCTGATCACGCGCCGCTACTGA
- a CDS encoding GNAT family N-acetyltransferase, with protein sequence MPFDLQPSLTGDLVAVRPLREDDFAPLYAVASDPLIWEQHPNQDRYEEEVFRAFFRDGVDSGGALAVLDAADGRIIGTSRYGGYDPEADEVEIGWTFLARSHWGGTYNRELKDMMLRHAFRFVGSVAFLVGPDNLRSRRAVEKIGGLLSGTRDGMVLYRIAAGAYA encoded by the coding sequence ATGCCATTCGATCTTCAGCCCTCCCTCACCGGAGACCTCGTCGCCGTCCGCCCGCTGCGCGAGGACGACTTCGCACCGCTCTACGCCGTGGCGTCGGATCCGCTGATATGGGAGCAGCACCCCAACCAGGACCGGTACGAGGAGGAGGTGTTCCGGGCGTTCTTCCGCGACGGGGTGGACTCCGGCGGCGCCCTCGCCGTACTGGACGCGGCGGACGGCCGGATCATCGGCACGTCCCGCTACGGCGGCTACGACCCGGAGGCGGACGAGGTCGAGATCGGCTGGACCTTCCTCGCCCGGTCGCACTGGGGCGGCACGTACAACCGCGAGCTGAAGGACATGATGCTGCGGCACGCGTTCCGGTTCGTCGGCTCCGTCGCCTTCCTCGTCGGCCCGGACAACCTCCGCTCGCGGCGGGCCGTCGAGAAGATCGGCGGGCTGCTCTCGGGCACGCGGGACGGCATGGTGCTCTACCGGATCGCCGCCGGCGCCTACGCGTAG
- a CDS encoding cytochrome P450 — MTESTEVVSFPQDRTCPYHPPTAYDPLRGERPLARATLYDGRTVWMVTGHAVARDLLADQRLSTDSTHESFPVPTARAAEVIRDQPRTVLLGQDDPVHNVQRRMLIPSFSLKRTADLRPRIQQIVDGLLDAMVEQGPPAELVSAFALPVPSMVICELLGVPYADHEFFEEQSRVLLRGRKAEEIRAALDRLQGYLGDLADAKRADPGDGLLDQLVVEQYATGRIDRQELIDLAMILLVAGHETTANMISLGTFTLLQHPERLAELRTDPTLMPRAVEELLRFLSIADGMLRVAIDDIEIAGTTIRAGEGVVFPTSVINRDTAAYADPDALDWGRSARHHVAFGFGIHQCLGQNLARAELEIALGTLFARLPGLRLAVPAEEIPFKPGDTLQGMVELPVAW; from the coding sequence ATGACGGAATCCACGGAAGTCGTCTCCTTCCCTCAGGACCGCACCTGCCCCTACCACCCGCCGACCGCCTACGACCCCCTCCGCGGCGAGCGTCCGCTCGCGCGGGCCACCCTCTACGACGGCCGGACGGTGTGGATGGTCACCGGGCACGCCGTCGCCCGCGACCTCCTCGCGGACCAGCGGCTCTCCACGGACTCCACCCACGAGTCGTTCCCCGTGCCCACGGCACGCGCCGCCGAGGTCATCCGGGACCAGCCGCGGACCGTGCTGCTGGGCCAGGACGACCCGGTGCACAACGTGCAGCGGCGGATGCTGATCCCGTCCTTCTCGCTGAAGCGCACCGCCGACCTGCGGCCGAGGATCCAGCAGATCGTGGACGGCCTGCTGGACGCGATGGTCGAGCAGGGCCCGCCGGCCGAGCTGGTGAGCGCGTTCGCGCTGCCGGTGCCGTCGATGGTGATCTGCGAACTGCTCGGTGTGCCGTACGCCGACCACGAGTTCTTCGAGGAGCAGTCGCGGGTGCTGCTGCGCGGCCGGAAGGCCGAGGAGATCCGGGCGGCGCTGGACCGGCTGCAGGGCTACCTGGGCGACCTGGCCGACGCCAAGCGGGCCGACCCCGGTGACGGGCTGCTCGACCAGCTCGTCGTGGAGCAGTACGCGACGGGCCGCATCGACCGGCAGGAGCTGATCGACCTGGCGATGATCCTGCTGGTCGCCGGGCACGAGACGACGGCCAACATGATCTCGCTGGGGACGTTCACGCTCCTCCAACACCCGGAGCGGCTGGCGGAGCTGCGGACCGACCCGACGCTCATGCCGCGGGCCGTGGAGGAGCTGCTGAGGTTCCTGTCCATCGCGGACGGCATGCTGCGGGTCGCGATCGACGACATCGAGATCGCGGGGACGACGATCCGGGCGGGTGAGGGGGTCGTCTTCCCGACGTCGGTGATCAACCGGGACACGGCCGCGTACGCGGACCCCGACGCCCTCGACTGGGGCCGCTCCGCCCGCCACCACGTGGCGTTCGGCTTCGGCATCCACCAGTGCCTGGGGCAGAACCTGGCGCGCGCGGAGCTGGAGATCGCGCTGGGGACCCTGTTCGCACGGCTGCCGGGGCTGCGGCTGGCGGTGCCCGCGGAGGAAATTCCCTTCAAACCGGGCGACACGCTGCAGGGGATGGTGGAGTTGCCGGTCGCCTGGTGA
- a CDS encoding ferredoxin codes for MRISIDSGVCIGAGQCALTAPEVFTQDDDGFGTVVPGHEDGAGSPLVREAARACPVQAVRLTD; via the coding sequence ATGCGGATCTCGATCGACAGTGGTGTGTGCATCGGCGCGGGACAGTGCGCGCTGACGGCTCCTGAGGTGTTCACGCAGGACGACGACGGGTTCGGGACGGTGGTGCCCGGCCACGAGGACGGCGCGGGCAGCCCTCTCGTCCGGGAGGCCGCCCGGGCGTGCCCGGTCCAGGCGGTGCGGCTGACGGACTGA
- a CDS encoding MarR family transcriptional regulator, whose product MAERDWTDEHVARWLPVLPELDPDVEGAVTRMARITVHLRRFREQSLADFELERHEFETLHKLAGRGGTAAPSELAEDLNLAPASVTGRLDALERRGLVRRTPSRADRRRVIVELTPEGRAGWRGAMEVLGHEEYRLLGTLSQEDRVLLNTLLRRIALAAEQAP is encoded by the coding sequence ATGGCCGAACGCGACTGGACCGACGAGCACGTGGCGCGCTGGCTGCCCGTCCTGCCCGAACTCGACCCGGACGTCGAGGGCGCGGTCACCCGGATGGCGCGGATCACCGTGCACCTGCGGCGGTTCCGCGAGCAGTCGCTGGCCGATTTCGAGCTGGAGCGCCACGAGTTCGAGACCCTGCACAAGCTGGCCGGCCGGGGCGGGACGGCGGCGCCCTCCGAACTCGCCGAGGACCTGAACCTCGCCCCCGCGTCCGTCACGGGGCGGCTCGACGCGCTCGAACGGCGCGGCCTGGTCCGGCGCACGCCCTCGCGGGCGGACCGCCGGCGCGTGATCGTCGAACTCACCCCCGAGGGGCGTGCCGGGTGGCGGGGCGCGATGGAGGTCCTGGGCCACGAGGAGTACCGCCTCCTGGGAACGCTCTCCCAGGAGGACCGCGTCCTCCTCAACACCTTGCTGCGCCGCATCGCTCTGGCGGCGGAACAGGCCCCCTGA
- a CDS encoding MFS transporter has protein sequence MPTHPLRRRAFRLLFTGRVLSLAGDAVIPAALALAVLQATGSTSALALVLACAMVPKLLLLPLGGVVGDRFNARTVALATDLVRCATQVLVGLQLLGDEPRLCVIACASAVGGAAGAFAMPTASPLVKGTVPTEELARANAAMGVAQSATRLGGPALAGLIVLGAGPGWAFVLDGATFALSAALLAAVRVRHVPVPRRSLGADLKEGWREVRSRDWYWTSLVAHAAWNGAAAVLMTLGPAVTLRLPDGEAVWVAFLQAGAIGLFAGSLLAGRVRPRRPVLVANLGLATYAVPLGLLAAGAPTPLTIVAYGVAQAGLGFLSPVWETAVQTAVPAHALARVTSYDWLCSLAAMPLGYALAPPAAELWGPGVPLAAAGLTVGALCLGTALVPGVRRFSGRPPQERPAGSPAAVR, from the coding sequence ATGCCTACGCATCCCTTGCGCCGCCGGGCCTTCCGGCTGCTCTTCACCGGCCGCGTCCTGTCCCTCGCCGGCGACGCCGTCATCCCCGCCGCCCTCGCGCTCGCCGTCCTCCAGGCGACCGGCTCCACCTCCGCGCTCGCGCTCGTGCTGGCCTGCGCGATGGTCCCGAAGCTGCTCCTGCTGCCGCTCGGCGGCGTCGTGGGCGACCGCTTCAACGCCCGTACGGTCGCCCTGGCCACCGACCTCGTACGGTGCGCGACCCAGGTCCTGGTCGGGCTGCAACTGCTCGGCGACGAGCCCCGGTTGTGTGTGATCGCCTGCGCCTCGGCCGTCGGCGGCGCCGCCGGGGCCTTCGCGATGCCGACCGCGTCGCCCCTGGTCAAGGGCACGGTCCCGACGGAGGAACTGGCGCGGGCCAACGCCGCCATGGGCGTGGCCCAGAGCGCCACCCGCCTCGGCGGCCCGGCGCTCGCCGGGCTGATCGTCCTCGGCGCGGGGCCCGGCTGGGCGTTCGTCCTGGACGGCGCCACCTTCGCGCTGAGCGCCGCGCTGCTGGCCGCCGTGCGGGTGCGGCACGTGCCGGTGCCGCGCCGCTCGCTGGGCGCCGACCTGAAGGAGGGCTGGCGCGAGGTGCGCAGCCGCGACTGGTACTGGACCAGCCTCGTCGCGCACGCCGCGTGGAACGGCGCGGCCGCCGTCCTGATGACGCTCGGCCCGGCCGTCACGCTGCGCCTGCCGGACGGCGAGGCCGTGTGGGTCGCGTTCCTCCAGGCGGGTGCCATAGGCCTGTTCGCGGGGTCCCTGCTGGCCGGCCGGGTCCGCCCGCGCCGCCCCGTCCTCGTGGCGAACCTCGGCCTCGCGACGTACGCCGTGCCGCTCGGGCTGCTGGCGGCCGGGGCGCCGACACCGCTGACGATCGTGGCGTACGGGGTGGCGCAGGCGGGTCTCGGCTTCCTCTCGCCCGTGTGGGAGACCGCCGTGCAGACGGCGGTCCCCGCACACGCGCTGGCCCGCGTCACCTCGTACGACTGGCTGTGCTCGCTGGCCGCGATGCCGCTGGGCTACGCCCTGGCCCCGCCCGCGGCCGAACTATGGGGCCCGGGTGTGCCCCTGGCGGCGGCCGGCCTGACGGTCGGCGCGCTGTGCCTCGGCACGGCCCTCGTGCCGGGCGTGCGGCGCTTCAGCGGCCGGCCCCCACAAGAGCGTCCCGCAGGAAGTCCCGCAGCAGTGCGGTGA